DNA from Flavobacterium aestivum:
ATGGCTAAAAAAGCAGAATTGTTTAATGATGAAGAAATTTTAGAAAGAATTATTCAAGCGGATTCTCCAGCGGAAGCCAAAAAATTAGGAAGAGAAGTAAAGAATTATGTTGACTCAACTTGGTTAGCAAATCGATATGAAATAGTAAAGCAAGGTAATTTTCATAAGTTTAATCAAAATTTAGATTTAAAAGAGTTTCTTATTAATACCAATGATAGAATTTTGGTAGAAGCCAGTCCAGTTGATCCTATTTGGGGAATAGGAATGGCAAGTGATCATAGAGACATTTATAATCCTGAAAAGTGGAACGGACTAAATTTATTAGGTTTTGCTTTGATGGAAGCTAGGGATGAATTAAGAGAAATAAAAATTTAGAAAATGGAAATTACATTAGTTCGAGGGGATATAACAAAAATGAATACTGAAGCAATAGTCAATGCTGCAAATACTTCATTACTTGGAGGTGGTGGAGTTGATGGGGCAATTCATAGAGCTGGCGGTAAACAAATTTTGGAGGAATGTATTGTTATTCGTAATAGACAAGGAGGTTGTAAAGTGGGAGAAGCAGTTATCACTTCAGGAGGAAATCTTCCGGCAAAATTTGTAATTCATACAGTTGGTCCCGTTTGGAATAATGGTACAAACAATGAAGAGGAATTATTAAGAGATTGTTACATTAATAGTTTAGAATTAGCAATACAACACAATATCAAAACCATTGCATTC
Protein-coding regions in this window:
- a CDS encoding O-acetyl-ADP-ribose deacetylase translates to MEITLVRGDITKMNTEAIVNAANTSLLGGGGVDGAIHRAGGKQILEECIVIRNRQGGCKVGEAVITSGGNLPAKFVIHTVGPVWNNGTNNEEELLRDCYINSLELAIQHNIKTIAFPNISTGIYGFPKAKAAKIAIETVSAFKDKDKLENVFFICFDDENFNIYNELI
- a CDS encoding NADAR family protein, producing MKYSLEKLVASNSEKKYLFFWGHQPSKDGIVTKTCLSQWSISPFEVEGITYKTAEHWMMAKKAELFNDEEILERIIQADSPAEAKKLGREVKNYVDSTWLANRYEIVKQGNFHKFNQNLDLKEFLINTNDRILVEASPVDPIWGIGMASDHRDIYNPEKWNGLNLLGFALMEARDELREIKI